A region of Zeugodacus cucurbitae isolate PBARC_wt_2022May chromosome 5, idZeuCucr1.2, whole genome shotgun sequence DNA encodes the following proteins:
- the LOC105208829 gene encoding zinc finger protein 385D, which translates to MSYEFLAGYHIPTITQGITTITPVPFTNEGQQQTMDIPNQYQNINRYIPPGLQGTTIAPITPSKPLKRKYELGPGSVSKDTVAEKSTSGALVIFYGRDTSYPEDLNKLMHPLHCALCGVQMNSSKSAKDHYESKPHDRHITNWLKLNYTENGLTAPTVKRFIKEGPCGPDTFHCEVCDLKFGSLAHASQHYAGRKHKLVVSKISQPSGSGYYNAENKWVRTGTKFIPNTDRRFGIGELFKQQTGETATNVVSTADTTTPAAAAENVAATVIGVAATTVDKSSVSAVESPLKAKPLSLCCEICKVNATSEVQMSMHLQGIKHKKKLKALCLDESLEQSPVVSSAHTALVKTEDTILESLKKSSPSTDFSMYRTPSGSYYCECCNMSMFHVAALQQHLAGKKHMKKVIEVKDKAKTKTDTK; encoded by the coding sequence ATGAGTTACGAATTTTTGGCTGGTTATCACATCCCTACAATAACTCAaggaataacaacaataacacctgTACCATTTACCAATGAGGGGCAACAGCAAACTATGGATATTCCCAatcaatatcaaaatattaatagaTATATTCCACCAGGTTTACAAGGTACCACTATCGCACCGATTACGCCATCTAAACCATTAAAACGCAAATATGAGTTGGGTCCCGGAAGCGTAAGCAAGGACACCGTAGCTGAAAAGTCAACAAGTGGAGCGCTGGTAATATTTTATGGCCGGGATACCAGTTATCCGGAAGACTTGAATAAATTGATGCATCCGCTACATTGCGCATTATGTGGCGTACAAATGAATTCTTCAAAAAGCGCCAAGGATCATTATGAATCTAAACCACATGATCGTCATATAACCAATTGGTTAAAACTAAACTATACGGAAAATGGACTAACCGCACCGACTGTGAAAAGATTCATTAAAGAGGGCCCATGCGGACCAGATACTTTCCATTGTGAAGTGTGTGATTTAAAATTCGGTTCCTTGGCACATGCGAGTCAACATTATGCGGGTCGTAAACATAAACTTGTCGTTAGCAAAATTTCGCAACCCTCTGGATCCGGTTACTACAATGCTGAAAATAAATGGGTACGCACTGGCACCAAATTTATACCGAATACTGATAGACGTTTTGGTATCGGCGAATTATTCAAACAACAAACTGGCGAGACAGCTACCAATGTAGTGTCCACCGCTGACACCACAACTCCAGCAGCAGCTGCAGAGAACGTTGCTGCTACTGTAATTGGTGTTGCTGCTACTACTGTCGACAAGAGTTCTGTTTCCGCTGTAGAATCTCCACTCAAAGCCAAACCATTATCGCTATGTTGTGAGATATGCAAGGTAAACGCAACGTCTGAGGTTCAGATGTCAATGCATTTGCAGGGCATCAAGCACaagaaaaaattgaaagctTTGTGCTTAGATGAGTCGCTTGAACAAAGTCCAGTTGTGTCCAGTGCTCATACTGCATTGGTTAAAACCGAAGATACCATACTCGAAAGCCTTAAAAAAAGTAGCCCCAGCACAGATTTCTCAATGTATCGTACACCCAGCGGCTCCTACTATTGTGAGTGCTGTAATATGTCTATGTTTCATGTAGCagcattacaacaacatttgGCGGGTAAAAAGCATATGAAAAAAGTCATCGAAGTAAAAGATAAGGCTAAAACTAAAACGGATACGAAGTAA
- the LOC105208830 gene encoding small ubiquitin-related modifier 3, which produces MSDEKKGETEHINLKVLGQDNAVVQFKIKKHTPLRKLMNAYCDRAGLSMQVVRFRFDGQPINENDTPTSLEMEEGDTIEVYQQQTGGRN; this is translated from the exons ATGTCTGACGAAAAGAAG GGAGAAACAGAGCACATCAATCTGAAAGTGTTGGGACAAGACAACGCCGTTGTTCAGTTTAAAATCAAGAAACATACACCTTTAAGAAAACTTATGAATGCATATTGCGACAGAGCG GGTCTATCAATGCAAGTAGTACGGTTTCGCTTTGATGGTCAaccaataaatgaaaatgatacACCAACATCATTGGAAATGGAAGAAGGTGACACCATTGAAGTGTACCAACAACAGACGGGAGGccgaaattaa